Proteins from one Nakamurella multipartita DSM 44233 genomic window:
- a CDS encoding single-stranded DNA-binding protein: MSARITIEGNLTADPDFGVSNAGTSWARLRVASHDRVKRNGVWTSTDPEFFNVSLFGRAAEDAGDTLHKGDRVTVEGRPELELFDRRDGSTGAIVKVYARTVTLTINDESPAVGSGRDVAADTTPTIHHTSEATMVVGVGRTATALHRTLKDHGFRWTAATTSWNLPTDMDVHTRTARVSDVVSVVRENGRDIPVVNDPAPAAAPAMAVPTAGVAPSPVLDPAPANGRSL; this comes from the coding sequence ATGTCCGCACGGATCACCATCGAGGGCAACCTCACCGCCGATCCCGATTTCGGGGTCAGCAACGCCGGCACCAGCTGGGCCCGCCTGCGGGTCGCCAGCCACGACCGGGTCAAGCGCAACGGCGTATGGACCTCCACCGACCCCGAGTTCTTCAACGTCAGCCTGTTCGGTCGGGCCGCCGAGGACGCCGGCGACACCCTGCACAAGGGCGACCGGGTCACCGTCGAAGGACGCCCGGAACTGGAACTGTTCGACCGCCGCGACGGCTCCACCGGCGCCATCGTCAAGGTCTACGCCCGCACCGTCACCCTCACCATCAACGACGAGTCGCCCGCGGTCGGCAGCGGACGGGATGTCGCCGCGGACACGACGCCGACGATCCACCACACCAGCGAGGCGACGATGGTTGTCGGTGTGGGGCGGACCGCCACCGCGTTGCACCGCACCCTGAAGGACCACGGCTTCCGCTGGACCGCGGCGACCACGAGCTGGAACCTGCCCACCGACATGGACGTGCACACCCGCACCGCCCGGGTCAGCGACGTCGTCTCCGTCGTCCGGGAGAACGGCCGCGACATCCCCGTCGTCAACGACCCCGCCCCAGCTGCCGCGCCGGCGATGGCGGTTCCGACGGCCGGGGTCGCGCCCTCCCCTGTTCTGGATCCGGCGCCGGCGAACGGGAGGTCCCTGTGA